From the genome of Xiphophorus hellerii strain 12219 chromosome 11, Xiphophorus_hellerii-4.1, whole genome shotgun sequence, one region includes:
- the LOC116727947 gene encoding organic solute transporter subunit alpha-like gives MATMDEAVETTVDPACLQEPPLALDMLMQLDVFGICLYSMLSFMSFVTLLLYLEQCVYIYKKVSYPKKTIIIWISGAAPVIATMACCGMWVPRAVMITDMTSNCYFAVVVYKVLVLLVEEFGGTSDFLQRFSGKPFRINTGPCCCCCACFPHVPMSRGMLFLLKLGAMQYAILKTVLSILSVILWTNGTFNLADLEITGATIWINPFIGVLTIISLWPVGIIFMNTNILMRSLKIIPKYAMYQLILILSQLQTSIINILALNGSIACAPPLSSQARGSMLSQQIMIMELFIISLVTRSLYRRMYDPLPSEEHDNEQNNKAALKAALEEHDV, from the exons ATGGCCACCATGGATGAAGCCGTGGAAACCACCGTTGATCCGGCGTGTCTACAGGAACCTCCACTGGCTCTGGACATGCTCATGC AGCTAGATGTGTTTGGGATTTGCCTCTATTCCATGCTCTCCTTCATGTCCTTTGTTACCCTGCTGCTGTACCTGGAGCAGTGTGTGTACATTTACAAAAAGGTGTCCTATCCCAAGAAGACAATCATTATCTGGATAAGTGGTGCTGCACCA GTCATCGCCACCATGGCCTGCTGTGGGATGTGGGTTCCCCGCGCCGTTATGATCACAGACATGACATCAAACTG CTATTTTGCAGTTGTGGTGTacaaggttctggttctgctggttgaGGAGTTTGGAGGCACCAGTGATTTTCTACAACGATTTTCTGGGAAACCCTTCAGGATCAACACAGGAccctgctgttgctgctgcgcCTGCTTTCCTCATGTACCAATGTCACG ggGGATGTTATTCCTGCTGAAGCTGGGAGCTATGCAGTATGCAATCCTAAAAACAGTTCTCTCTATCCTTTCTGTTATTCTCTGGACAAACGGCACCTTTAACCTAGCTGAT ctAGAGATCACTGGAGCAACCATTTGGATCAACCCATTCATTGGTGTTCTCACCATCATCTCCCTTTGGCCTGTCGGTATCATCTTCATGAACACCAACATCCTAATGCGCAGTCTGAAAATTATTCCCAAGTATGCCATGTACCAA CTCATACTTATCCTGAGTCAGCTCCAGACATCCATCATCAACATCCTGGCCTTAAACGGATCCATCGCCTGCGCCCCTCCCCTCTCCTCTCAGGCTCGTGGATCCA TGTTGAGTCAGCAGATAATGATTATGGAGTTGTTCATCATCAGCCTCGTCACCCGGTCTTTGTACCGCAGAATGTATGACCCACTTCCCTCTGAGGAGCACGACAATGAGCAGAACAACAAGGCGGCCCTGAAGGCTGCTCTGGAGGAGCATGACGTTTAA
- the LOC116728125 gene encoding flocculation protein FLO11-like: MDVQTENTDPPPNESQPSGKIRKGFKLFGKRKPGSIFSIRNKGDGNNKSPVIRSKTSEGLYETPAQDSEQEQDKENGKDVKQEDGEQPEEEALGEDGVLATAPARTSISSASSAKSLGFLSLLRGGKRGVGDRRVHTVSQPVARQRRGLKGLFSNVKLRSKDKEDKEEAPPSPLLQSSRTNSVEIIKEDMTLTPKCQPRALDSPETESTGPVQSSATPNRSAMTPSKTSATQVTSAENVSTTYEHVSPLLTPEPPLVPGESSLSSLLADISSLLTFDSISGGGDIMADVEAEWGKVSSAISADIPPSSTSPFFKSTLSSSPTTSSTVSSAATVKASSVAVSSSSLSTHSVELSSDCTPASTQGKQSPAPTSTKSSTFPSTSVTSSAPETIQSTMSAISTTIAPPPYASAPVGKTSSFGPSLTSTADKQAPEIMRAPQNSASVSKPDCVSVSPKPVPVNHSPPISVTQPPSSSSFNKDKSTFFKPSQSSVVGTSIVSLTSSPTSTIATTSSSSAPILSSKITSASTLTTTSDSTSKSTLTPNHLDLNKTVSDPGPYSTFTATIKTQPSSASVPAPSSASLGKITPTTKASITSVSLDKMLPAQPATAAAPTHVASLSSLTPSAVDRMKVSPAVTSIPVSKELSAPTHVETSQPKVCSAPPKVPVSVSKDPSGLAKPQDSLFKIPAEIPVSVSKDLSANVNMQESLSKVATSSDEITVFVSKTPPPPATSKFSGSQTPVASSVHAPHPQSFPVSPPKATPAPVSQPKTPELKLASCPPPLVSCQIDTPSSDKVRGSVQASTDSLDGAGGQRSQGVPSKTKEQHHELPPKEKKTPQSKAMGLSKIPVVGGGKVSRQPVRENQHDEPSKDLTSPVLEEKPYFNSHNAGGKDKISSPEAIGLISKQLQEEHQQPQQAKVPTSSARDSKIPLKHGSGTHAASQVSQAKEPPRTKIPVSKVPVRRAGNKPATIGSSTQIRK, from the coding sequence ATGGATGTACAGACTGAAAACACGGACCCGCCGCCTAATGAATCGCAGCCATCTGGAAAAATCAGAAAAGGATTCAAACTGTTTGGAAAACGTAAACCAGGTAGCATTTTTTCCATCAGAAACAAAGGAGACGGAAACAACAAGTCACCTGTTATCAGGAGTAAAACCTCAGAGGGACTATATGAGACTCCCGCTCAAGATTCAGAGCAGGAGCAAGATaaggaaaatggaaaagacGTGAAACAAGAAGATGGGGAGCAACCAGAGGAGGAGGCACTCGGTGAAGATGGCGTTCTGGCTACTGCCCCTGCTCGCACCTCCATCTCTTCAGCCAGCTCGGCCAAGTCCCTTGGTTTCCTCTCGCTGCTGAGGGGTGGGAAAAGAGGAGTGGGAGACCGAAGAGTGCACACAGTGTCGCAGCCTGTGGCTCGGCAACGTCGTGGTCTGAAGGGCCTCTTCAGCAATGTTAAGCTCCGATCAAAGGATAAGGAGGACAAAGAGGAAGCCCCTCCGAGCCCACTTCTCCAGTCATCTCGCACTAACAGCGTGGAAATCATAAAAGAGGACATGACACTCACACCTAAATGCCAGCCTCGTGCTCTGGACAGCCCTGAAACTGAGAGCACAGGGCCTGTCCAGAGCTCAGCAACTCCAAACCGTTCAGCCATGACCCCGTCAAAGACCTCAGCTACCCAGGTGACATCTGCTGAGAACGTGAGTACGACATACGAGCACGTGTCCCCGTTGCTTACCCCTGAACCCCCTCTGGTACCAGGTGAAAGCAGCCTGAGCTCACTGCTGGCAGATATCTCCTCTCTCCTGACCTTTGACTCAATCTCAGGGGGTGGAGACATCATGGCTGATGTGGAAGCAGAGTGGGGTAAAGTTAGCAGTGCCATCAGTGCTGACATCCCTCCATCATCTACATCTCCTTTCTTCAAATCtaccctctcctcctctcctacAACCTCCTCAACAGTCAGCAGTGCAGCTACTGTAAAAGCCTCCTCCGTAGCCGTCTCTTCTTCATCTTTGAGTACTCACTCAGTCGAATTGAGTTCTGACTGTACTCCTGCCAGCACGCAAGGTAAACAATCTCCCGCTCCCACTTCAACAAAATCCTCAACTTTTCCCTCAACATCCGTGACATCTTCCGCTCCCGAGACGATTCAGTCCACAATGAGCGCCATCTCTACCACAATCGCACCTCCTCCATATGCATCAGCCCCTGTGGGCAAAACTTCTTCATTCGGTCCAAGTTTGACCAGTACAGCTGATAAACAGGCTCCAGAGATTATGCGGGCTCCTCAAAATTCTGCGTCTGTAAGTAAACCTGATTGTGTGTCTGTATCACCTAAACCTGTCCCAGTAAATCACAGTCCTCCCATCTCCGTCACCCAACCTCCCTCCAGTAGTAGTTTTAACAAGGACAAGTCCACTTTTTTCAAACCCTCTCAAAGTTCAGTGGTGGGAACATCCATTGTCTCCCTCACATCATCACCAACCTCTACAATTGCAACTACATCCTCATCTTCAGCACCAATCCTTTCCTCAAAGATCACATCCGCCTCTACATTAACCACAACTTCTGACTCGACATCCAAGTCCACCCTGACCCCTAACCATCTCGACcttaataaaacagtttctgaTCCTGGCCCTTATTCAACCTTCACTGCTACAATTAAAACCCAACCCAGCTCTGCGTCTGTCCCAGCTCCATCTTCAGCTTCATTAGGCAAAATTACTCCCACAACCAAAGCCTCCATAACATCAGTTTCTTTAGATAAGATGCTCCCAGCTCAGCCTGCAACAGCAGCTGCCCCCACTCATGTTGCTTCATTATCATCACTGACTCCATCTGCTGTGGATCGGATGAAAGTTTCTCCTGCTGTTACATCAATTCCTGTGTCAAAAGAACTTTCTGCTCCAACTCACGTTGAAACTTCTCAACCTAAAGTTTGCTCTGCCCCTCCTAAAGTCCCAGTTTCTGTATCCAAGGATCCATCTGGTCTTGCTAAACCGCAGgattctttatttaaaattcctGCTGAGATCCCAGTTTCTGTATCTAAAGATCTGTCTGCCAATGTGAATATGCAGGAGTCTTTGTCTAAAGTTGCTACTTCCTCTGATGAAATCACAGTTTTTGTATCTAAAACTCCTCCTCCACCTGCCACGTCCAAATTTTCTGGATCTCAAACCCCTGTGGCATCATCTGTACATGCCCCCCACCCTCAATCTTTCCCTGTTTCTCCACCGAAAGCCACACCCGCCCCTGTTTCCCAGCCTAAAACTCCTGAGCTCAAACTTGCTTCTTGTCCTCCCCCCCTTGTGTCGTGTCAGATAGATACACCATCCTCTGATAAGGTCAGGGGTTCTGTGCAGGCATCGACAGATAGTCTGGATGGAGCAGGGGGACAGAGGAGCCAAGGTGTGCcgtcaaaaacaaaagaacaacacCATGAGCTTCCCCCCAAAGAGAAGAAGACACCACAGTCAAAAGCAATGGGTCTAAGTAAAATACCTGTGGTTGGTGGAGGAAAAGTCAGCAGGCAGCCTGTTCGGGAAAACCAGCATGACGAACCAAGCAAGGACCTCACTTCGCCTGTGCTAGAAGAGAAACCCTATTTCAACTCACATAATGCAGGGGGAAAAGATAAAATCAGCTCACCGGAGGCAATTGGGCTAATCTCAAAACAGCTCCAGGAGGAGCATCAGCAGCCTCAACAAGCAAAAGTTCCTACAAGTTCAGCGCGTGACTCAAAAATCCCTCTGAAGCATGGCAGCGGGACTCACGCTGCATCACAGGTCTCTCAGGCGAAAGAGCCCCCTCGTACAAAGATCCCTGTGTCCAAGGTGCCCGTCCGCAGGGCTGGTAATAAACCTGCCACTATAGGAAGCAGCACACAGataagaaagtaa